A region of Meleagris gallopavo isolate NT-WF06-2002-E0010 breed Aviagen turkey brand Nicholas breeding stock chromosome 29, Turkey_5.1, whole genome shotgun sequence DNA encodes the following proteins:
- the MPP2 gene encoding MAGUK p55 subfamily member 2 isoform X8 → MNSSPRPGASPSAPGAPLGPQAMQQVLDNLLGLPSAPGAADLDLIFLRGIMESPIVRSLAKAHERLEETKLEAVRDNNLELVQEILHDIGHLVQQDSTAAELARILREPHFQSLLETHDSVASKSYETPPPSPVLDPTFSNQPVPPDAVRMVGIRKTAGENLGVTFRVERGELVIARILHGGMVAQQGLLHVGDVIREVNGQEVGSNPRVLQDSLRHASGSVVLKILPSYQEPHPPRQVFVKCHFDYDPASDSLIPCKEAGLRFSAGDLLQIVNQDDPNWWQACHVEGGSAGLIPSQLLEEKRKAFVKRDLEVASTSAGALCSSLSGKRKKRMMYLTTKNAEFDRHELLIYEEVARMPPFRRKTLVLIGAQGVGRRSLKNKLIMSDQARYGTTIPYTSRKPKDSEKDGHGYHFVSRGEMEADIKAGHYLEHGEYEGNLYGTKIDSIRAVVNAGKMCILDVNPQAVKVLRTAEFVPYVVFIEAPSAETLRAMNRAALESGVAIKQLSETVPPCGPCPCLSFSTQEPLYSGNTQKIPTL, encoded by the exons ATGAACAGCAGCCCCAGACCTGGGGCTTCGCCATCTGCCCCCGGCGCCCCGCTGGGTCCCCAAG CCATGCAGCAAGTCCTCGACAACCTCCTGGGCCTCCCCAGCGCCCCAGGTGCTGCTGACCTTGACCTCATCTTCCTCCGCGGCATCATGGAGAGCCCAATAGTAAGGTCTTTGGCAAAG GCCCACGAACGACTGGAGGAGACAAAACTGGAGGCAGTGCGGGATAACAACTTGGAGCTGGTGCAGGAGATCCTGCACGACATTGGGCACCTGGTGCAGCAGGACAGTACAGCAGCCGAGCTGGCCCGCATCCTGCGTGAGCCCCACTTCCAG TCCCTGCTGGAGACCCATGACTCAGTGGCCTCCAAGAGCTATGAGACACCCCCGCCCAGCCCTGTCCTGGATCCAACCTTCAGCAACCAGCCTGTGCCCCCCGACGCTGTGCGTATGGTGGGCATTCGCAAGACGGCTGGGGAGAACCTG GGAGTGACGTTCCGGGTGGAGCGGGGGGAGCTGGTGATTGCCCGCATCCTGCATGGGGGCATGGTGGCCCAGCAGGGCCTGCTGCACGTAGGGGATGTCATCCGGGAGGTGAATGGGCAAGAGGTGGGCAGCAACCCACgggtgctgcaggacagcctgCGCCATGCCAGTGGTAGCGTCGTCCTCAAGATCCTGCCCAGCTACCAGGAGCCACACCCGCCCCGCCAG GTCTTTGTGAAGTGCCACTTCGACTATGACCCAGCTTCCGACAGCCTCATTCCCTGCAAGGAGGCCGGGCTCCGCTTTTCCGCCGGAGACCTTCTGCAGATCGTCAACCAGGATGATCCCAACTGGTGGCAG GCATGCCATGTAGAAGGAGGCAGTGCGGGGCTTATCCCCAgccagctgctggaggagaagcGAAAAGCCTTTGTGAAGCGAGACTTGGAGGTGGCCTCCACATCTG CAGGAGCCCTGTGCAGCAGcctcagtgggaaaaggaagaagaggatgaTGTACCTGACCACAAAGAATGCCG AGTTTGACCGCCATGAGCTTCTGATCTATGAGGAGGTGGCCCGCATGCCACCTTTCCGAAGGAAAACCCTAGTGCTTATCGGTGCCCAGGGTGTGGGGCGACGCAGCCTCAAGAACAAGCTCATCATGTCCGACCAAGCACGCTACGGCACCACCATCCCTT ACACGTCACGGAAGCCCAAGGACAGCGAGAAAGATGGGCATGGGTACCACTTCGTATCACGGGGTGAGATGGAGGCAGACATCAAGGCAGGTCACTATCTGGAGCACGGCGAGTATGAGGGCAACCTCTATGGCACCAAGATTGACTCCATTCGTGCTGTGGTGAACGCTGGCAAGATGTGCATCCTGGACGTCAACCCACAG GCAGTGAAGGTGCTCAGGACGGCAGAATTTGTGCCCTATGTGGTGTTCATTGAAGCTCCCAGCGCTGAAACCCTGCGGGCCATGAACCGTGCAGCACTGGAGAGTGGCGTGGCTATCAAGCAACTCTCG GAGACGGTGCCACCATGTGGTCCTTGCCCTTGCCTCAGTTTCTCCACGCAGGAGCCTCTATATTCCGGTAACACCCAGAAGATCCCTACCCTGTAA
- the MPP2 gene encoding MAGUK p55 subfamily member 2 isoform X7 translates to MATSPTPLKGTRRPPPPEPPGRCVAARGGAPTAMQQVLDNLLGLPSAPGAADLDLIFLRGIMESPIVRSLAKAHERLEETKLEAVRDNNLELVQEILHDIGHLVQQDSTAAELARILREPHFQSLLETHDSVASKSYETPPPSPVLDPTFSNQPVPPDAVRMVGIRKTAGENLGVTFRVERGELVIARILHGGMVAQQGLLHVGDVIREVNGQEVGSNPRVLQDSLRHASGSVVLKILPSYQEPHPPRQVFVKCHFDYDPASDSLIPCKEAGLRFSAGDLLQIVNQDDPNWWQACHVEGGSAGLIPSQLLEEKRKAFVKRDLEVASTSAGALCSSLSGKRKKRMMYLTTKNAEFDRHELLIYEEVARMPPFRRKTLVLIGAQGVGRRSLKNKLIMSDQARYGTTIPYTSRKPKDSEKDGHGYHFVSRGEMEADIKAGHYLEHGEYEGNLYGTKIDSIRAVVNAGKMCILDVNPQAVKVLRTAEFVPYVVFIEAPSAETLRAMNRAALESGVAIKQLSEADARRTVEESSRIQHGYSHYFDLSLTNDNLEHTFGQLREAMEHLRAEPQWVPVTWETVPPCGPCPCLSFSTQEPLYSGNTQKIPTL, encoded by the exons ATGGCAACGTCACCTACCCCCTTAAAGGGAACACGCCGTCCTCCCCCACCTGAACCCCCGGGAAGGTGCGTGGCAGCGCGCGGGGGGGCTCCTACGG CCATGCAGCAAGTCCTCGACAACCTCCTGGGCCTCCCCAGCGCCCCAGGTGCTGCTGACCTTGACCTCATCTTCCTCCGCGGCATCATGGAGAGCCCAATAGTAAGGTCTTTGGCAAAG GCCCACGAACGACTGGAGGAGACAAAACTGGAGGCAGTGCGGGATAACAACTTGGAGCTGGTGCAGGAGATCCTGCACGACATTGGGCACCTGGTGCAGCAGGACAGTACAGCAGCCGAGCTGGCCCGCATCCTGCGTGAGCCCCACTTCCAG TCCCTGCTGGAGACCCATGACTCAGTGGCCTCCAAGAGCTATGAGACACCCCCGCCCAGCCCTGTCCTGGATCCAACCTTCAGCAACCAGCCTGTGCCCCCCGACGCTGTGCGTATGGTGGGCATTCGCAAGACGGCTGGGGAGAACCTG GGAGTGACGTTCCGGGTGGAGCGGGGGGAGCTGGTGATTGCCCGCATCCTGCATGGGGGCATGGTGGCCCAGCAGGGCCTGCTGCACGTAGGGGATGTCATCCGGGAGGTGAATGGGCAAGAGGTGGGCAGCAACCCACgggtgctgcaggacagcctgCGCCATGCCAGTGGTAGCGTCGTCCTCAAGATCCTGCCCAGCTACCAGGAGCCACACCCGCCCCGCCAG GTCTTTGTGAAGTGCCACTTCGACTATGACCCAGCTTCCGACAGCCTCATTCCCTGCAAGGAGGCCGGGCTCCGCTTTTCCGCCGGAGACCTTCTGCAGATCGTCAACCAGGATGATCCCAACTGGTGGCAG GCATGCCATGTAGAAGGAGGCAGTGCGGGGCTTATCCCCAgccagctgctggaggagaagcGAAAAGCCTTTGTGAAGCGAGACTTGGAGGTGGCCTCCACATCTG CAGGAGCCCTGTGCAGCAGcctcagtgggaaaaggaagaagaggatgaTGTACCTGACCACAAAGAATGCCG AGTTTGACCGCCATGAGCTTCTGATCTATGAGGAGGTGGCCCGCATGCCACCTTTCCGAAGGAAAACCCTAGTGCTTATCGGTGCCCAGGGTGTGGGGCGACGCAGCCTCAAGAACAAGCTCATCATGTCCGACCAAGCACGCTACGGCACCACCATCCCTT ACACGTCACGGAAGCCCAAGGACAGCGAGAAAGATGGGCATGGGTACCACTTCGTATCACGGGGTGAGATGGAGGCAGACATCAAGGCAGGTCACTATCTGGAGCACGGCGAGTATGAGGGCAACCTCTATGGCACCAAGATTGACTCCATTCGTGCTGTGGTGAACGCTGGCAAGATGTGCATCCTGGACGTCAACCCACAG GCAGTGAAGGTGCTCAGGACGGCAGAATTTGTGCCCTATGTGGTGTTCATTGAAGCTCCCAGCGCTGAAACCCTGCGGGCCATGAACCGTGCAGCACTGGAGAGTGGCGTGGCTATCAAGCAACTCTCG GAGGCTGATGCCCGGCGGACAGTAGAGGAGAGCAGTCGCATACAGCATGGCTACAGCCATTACTTTGACCTGAGCCTGACCAATGACAACCTGGAGCACACCTTTGGGCAGCTGCGTGAGGCCATGGAGCACCTGCGCGCCGAGCCCCAGTGGGTGCCTGTCACCTGG GAGACGGTGCCACCATGTGGTCCTTGCCCTTGCCTCAGTTTCTCCACGCAGGAGCCTCTATATTCCGGTAACACCCAGAAGATCCCTACCCTGTAA
- the MPP2 gene encoding MAGUK p55 subfamily member 2 isoform X1, giving the protein MQLLHARALFACPCSCCTPVCCSRGSGCSRHRRGPQYPDLGRRRAGGRALLPVAMNSSPRPGASPSAPGAPLGPQAMQQVLDNLLGLPSAPGAADLDLIFLRGIMESPIVRSLAKAHERLEETKLEAVRDNNLELVQEILHDIGHLVQQDSTAAELARILREPHFQSLLETHDSVASKSYETPPPSPVLDPTFSNQPVPPDAVRMVGIRKTAGENLGVTFRVERGELVIARILHGGMVAQQGLLHVGDVIREVNGQEVGSNPRVLQDSLRHASGSVVLKILPSYQEPHPPRQVFVKCHFDYDPASDSLIPCKEAGLRFSAGDLLQIVNQDDPNWWQACHVEGGSAGLIPSQLLEEKRKAFVKRDLEVASTSAGALCSSLSGKRKKRMMYLTTKNAEFDRHELLIYEEVARMPPFRRKTLVLIGAQGVGRRSLKNKLIMSDQARYGTTIPYTSRKPKDSEKDGHGYHFVSRGEMEADIKAGHYLEHGEYEGNLYGTKIDSIRAVVNAGKMCILDVNPQAVKVLRTAEFVPYVVFIEAPSAETLRAMNRAALESGVAIKQLSEADARRTVEESSRIQHGYSHYFDLSLTNDNLEHTFGQLREAMEHLRAEPQWVPVTWETVPPCGPCPCLSFSTQEPLYSGNTQKIPTL; this is encoded by the exons ATGCAACTTTTGCACGCCCGTGCTCTCTTTGCATGTCCATGCTCCTGTTGCACACCCGTGTGCTGCAGCCGAGGCTCGGGGTGCAGCAGGCACAGGCGGGGGCCGCAGTACCCGGATCTAGGCAGGAGGCGGGCAGGAGGCCGGGCTCTGCTGCCTGTAGCCATGAACAGCAGCCCCAGACCTGGGGCTTCGCCATCTGCCCCCGGCGCCCCGCTGGGTCCCCAAG CCATGCAGCAAGTCCTCGACAACCTCCTGGGCCTCCCCAGCGCCCCAGGTGCTGCTGACCTTGACCTCATCTTCCTCCGCGGCATCATGGAGAGCCCAATAGTAAGGTCTTTGGCAAAG GCCCACGAACGACTGGAGGAGACAAAACTGGAGGCAGTGCGGGATAACAACTTGGAGCTGGTGCAGGAGATCCTGCACGACATTGGGCACCTGGTGCAGCAGGACAGTACAGCAGCCGAGCTGGCCCGCATCCTGCGTGAGCCCCACTTCCAG TCCCTGCTGGAGACCCATGACTCAGTGGCCTCCAAGAGCTATGAGACACCCCCGCCCAGCCCTGTCCTGGATCCAACCTTCAGCAACCAGCCTGTGCCCCCCGACGCTGTGCGTATGGTGGGCATTCGCAAGACGGCTGGGGAGAACCTG GGAGTGACGTTCCGGGTGGAGCGGGGGGAGCTGGTGATTGCCCGCATCCTGCATGGGGGCATGGTGGCCCAGCAGGGCCTGCTGCACGTAGGGGATGTCATCCGGGAGGTGAATGGGCAAGAGGTGGGCAGCAACCCACgggtgctgcaggacagcctgCGCCATGCCAGTGGTAGCGTCGTCCTCAAGATCCTGCCCAGCTACCAGGAGCCACACCCGCCCCGCCAG GTCTTTGTGAAGTGCCACTTCGACTATGACCCAGCTTCCGACAGCCTCATTCCCTGCAAGGAGGCCGGGCTCCGCTTTTCCGCCGGAGACCTTCTGCAGATCGTCAACCAGGATGATCCCAACTGGTGGCAG GCATGCCATGTAGAAGGAGGCAGTGCGGGGCTTATCCCCAgccagctgctggaggagaagcGAAAAGCCTTTGTGAAGCGAGACTTGGAGGTGGCCTCCACATCTG CAGGAGCCCTGTGCAGCAGcctcagtgggaaaaggaagaagaggatgaTGTACCTGACCACAAAGAATGCCG AGTTTGACCGCCATGAGCTTCTGATCTATGAGGAGGTGGCCCGCATGCCACCTTTCCGAAGGAAAACCCTAGTGCTTATCGGTGCCCAGGGTGTGGGGCGACGCAGCCTCAAGAACAAGCTCATCATGTCCGACCAAGCACGCTACGGCACCACCATCCCTT ACACGTCACGGAAGCCCAAGGACAGCGAGAAAGATGGGCATGGGTACCACTTCGTATCACGGGGTGAGATGGAGGCAGACATCAAGGCAGGTCACTATCTGGAGCACGGCGAGTATGAGGGCAACCTCTATGGCACCAAGATTGACTCCATTCGTGCTGTGGTGAACGCTGGCAAGATGTGCATCCTGGACGTCAACCCACAG GCAGTGAAGGTGCTCAGGACGGCAGAATTTGTGCCCTATGTGGTGTTCATTGAAGCTCCCAGCGCTGAAACCCTGCGGGCCATGAACCGTGCAGCACTGGAGAGTGGCGTGGCTATCAAGCAACTCTCG GAGGCTGATGCCCGGCGGACAGTAGAGGAGAGCAGTCGCATACAGCATGGCTACAGCCATTACTTTGACCTGAGCCTGACCAATGACAACCTGGAGCACACCTTTGGGCAGCTGCGTGAGGCCATGGAGCACCTGCGCGCCGAGCCCCAGTGGGTGCCTGTCACCTGG GAGACGGTGCCACCATGTGGTCCTTGCCCTTGCCTCAGTTTCTCCACGCAGGAGCCTCTATATTCCGGTAACACCCAGAAGATCCCTACCCTGTAA
- the MPP2 gene encoding MAGUK p55 subfamily member 2 isoform X9, giving the protein MQQVLDNLLGLPSAPGAADLDLIFLRGIMESPIVRSLAKAHERLEETKLEAVRDNNLELVQEILHDIGHLVQQDSTAAELARILREPHFQSLLETHDSVASKSYETPPPSPVLDPTFSNQPVPPDAVRMVGIRKTAGENLGVTFRVERGELVIARILHGGMVAQQGLLHVGDVIREVNGQEVGSNPRVLQDSLRHASGSVVLKILPSYQEPHPPRQVFVKCHFDYDPASDSLIPCKEAGLRFSAGDLLQIVNQDDPNWWQACHVEGGSAGLIPSQLLEEKRKAFVKRDLEVASTSAGALCSSLSGKRKKRMMYLTTKNAEFDRHELLIYEEVARMPPFRRKTLVLIGAQGVGRRSLKNKLIMSDQARYGTTIPYTSRKPKDSEKDGHGYHFVSRGEMEADIKAGHYLEHGEYEGNLYGTKIDSIRAVVNAGKMCILDVNPQAVKVLRTAEFVPYVVFIEAPSAETLRAMNRAALESGVAIKQLSEADARRTVEESSRIQHGYSHYFDLSLTNDNLEHTFGQLREAMEHLRAEPQWVPVTWETVPPCGPCPCLSFSTQEPLYSGNTQKIPTL; this is encoded by the exons ATGCAGCAAGTCCTCGACAACCTCCTGGGCCTCCCCAGCGCCCCAGGTGCTGCTGACCTTGACCTCATCTTCCTCCGCGGCATCATGGAGAGCCCAATAGTAAGGTCTTTGGCAAAG GCCCACGAACGACTGGAGGAGACAAAACTGGAGGCAGTGCGGGATAACAACTTGGAGCTGGTGCAGGAGATCCTGCACGACATTGGGCACCTGGTGCAGCAGGACAGTACAGCAGCCGAGCTGGCCCGCATCCTGCGTGAGCCCCACTTCCAG TCCCTGCTGGAGACCCATGACTCAGTGGCCTCCAAGAGCTATGAGACACCCCCGCCCAGCCCTGTCCTGGATCCAACCTTCAGCAACCAGCCTGTGCCCCCCGACGCTGTGCGTATGGTGGGCATTCGCAAGACGGCTGGGGAGAACCTG GGAGTGACGTTCCGGGTGGAGCGGGGGGAGCTGGTGATTGCCCGCATCCTGCATGGGGGCATGGTGGCCCAGCAGGGCCTGCTGCACGTAGGGGATGTCATCCGGGAGGTGAATGGGCAAGAGGTGGGCAGCAACCCACgggtgctgcaggacagcctgCGCCATGCCAGTGGTAGCGTCGTCCTCAAGATCCTGCCCAGCTACCAGGAGCCACACCCGCCCCGCCAG GTCTTTGTGAAGTGCCACTTCGACTATGACCCAGCTTCCGACAGCCTCATTCCCTGCAAGGAGGCCGGGCTCCGCTTTTCCGCCGGAGACCTTCTGCAGATCGTCAACCAGGATGATCCCAACTGGTGGCAG GCATGCCATGTAGAAGGAGGCAGTGCGGGGCTTATCCCCAgccagctgctggaggagaagcGAAAAGCCTTTGTGAAGCGAGACTTGGAGGTGGCCTCCACATCTG CAGGAGCCCTGTGCAGCAGcctcagtgggaaaaggaagaagaggatgaTGTACCTGACCACAAAGAATGCCG AGTTTGACCGCCATGAGCTTCTGATCTATGAGGAGGTGGCCCGCATGCCACCTTTCCGAAGGAAAACCCTAGTGCTTATCGGTGCCCAGGGTGTGGGGCGACGCAGCCTCAAGAACAAGCTCATCATGTCCGACCAAGCACGCTACGGCACCACCATCCCTT ACACGTCACGGAAGCCCAAGGACAGCGAGAAAGATGGGCATGGGTACCACTTCGTATCACGGGGTGAGATGGAGGCAGACATCAAGGCAGGTCACTATCTGGAGCACGGCGAGTATGAGGGCAACCTCTATGGCACCAAGATTGACTCCATTCGTGCTGTGGTGAACGCTGGCAAGATGTGCATCCTGGACGTCAACCCACAG GCAGTGAAGGTGCTCAGGACGGCAGAATTTGTGCCCTATGTGGTGTTCATTGAAGCTCCCAGCGCTGAAACCCTGCGGGCCATGAACCGTGCAGCACTGGAGAGTGGCGTGGCTATCAAGCAACTCTCG GAGGCTGATGCCCGGCGGACAGTAGAGGAGAGCAGTCGCATACAGCATGGCTACAGCCATTACTTTGACCTGAGCCTGACCAATGACAACCTGGAGCACACCTTTGGGCAGCTGCGTGAGGCCATGGAGCACCTGCGCGCCGAGCCCCAGTGGGTGCCTGTCACCTGG GAGACGGTGCCACCATGTGGTCCTTGCCCTTGCCTCAGTTTCTCCACGCAGGAGCCTCTATATTCCGGTAACACCCAGAAGATCCCTACCCTGTAA
- the MPP2 gene encoding MAGUK p55 subfamily member 2 isoform X2: protein MQLLHARALFACPCSCCTPVCCSRGSGCSRHRRGPQYPDLGRRRAGGRALLPVAMNSSPRPGASPSAPGAPLGPQAMQQVLDNLLGLPSAPGAADLDLIFLRGIMESPIVRSLAKAHERLEETKLEAVRDNNLELVQEILHDIGHLVQQDSTAAELARILREPHFQSLLETHDSVASKSYETPPPSPVLDPTFSNQPVPPDAVRMVGIRKTAGENLGVTFRVERGELVIARILHGGMVAQQGLLHVGDVIREVNGQEVGSNPRVLQDSLRHASGSVVLKILPSYQEPHPPRQVFVKCHFDYDPASDSLIPCKEAGLRFSAGDLLQIVNQDDPNWWQACHVEGGSAGLIPSQLLEEKRKAFVKRDLEVASTSGALCSSLSGKRKKRMMYLTTKNAEFDRHELLIYEEVARMPPFRRKTLVLIGAQGVGRRSLKNKLIMSDQARYGTTIPYTSRKPKDSEKDGHGYHFVSRGEMEADIKAGHYLEHGEYEGNLYGTKIDSIRAVVNAGKMCILDVNPQAVKVLRTAEFVPYVVFIEAPSAETLRAMNRAALESGVAIKQLSEADARRTVEESSRIQHGYSHYFDLSLTNDNLEHTFGQLREAMEHLRAEPQWVPVTWETVPPCGPCPCLSFSTQEPLYSGNTQKIPTL, encoded by the exons ATGCAACTTTTGCACGCCCGTGCTCTCTTTGCATGTCCATGCTCCTGTTGCACACCCGTGTGCTGCAGCCGAGGCTCGGGGTGCAGCAGGCACAGGCGGGGGCCGCAGTACCCGGATCTAGGCAGGAGGCGGGCAGGAGGCCGGGCTCTGCTGCCTGTAGCCATGAACAGCAGCCCCAGACCTGGGGCTTCGCCATCTGCCCCCGGCGCCCCGCTGGGTCCCCAAG CCATGCAGCAAGTCCTCGACAACCTCCTGGGCCTCCCCAGCGCCCCAGGTGCTGCTGACCTTGACCTCATCTTCCTCCGCGGCATCATGGAGAGCCCAATAGTAAGGTCTTTGGCAAAG GCCCACGAACGACTGGAGGAGACAAAACTGGAGGCAGTGCGGGATAACAACTTGGAGCTGGTGCAGGAGATCCTGCACGACATTGGGCACCTGGTGCAGCAGGACAGTACAGCAGCCGAGCTGGCCCGCATCCTGCGTGAGCCCCACTTCCAG TCCCTGCTGGAGACCCATGACTCAGTGGCCTCCAAGAGCTATGAGACACCCCCGCCCAGCCCTGTCCTGGATCCAACCTTCAGCAACCAGCCTGTGCCCCCCGACGCTGTGCGTATGGTGGGCATTCGCAAGACGGCTGGGGAGAACCTG GGAGTGACGTTCCGGGTGGAGCGGGGGGAGCTGGTGATTGCCCGCATCCTGCATGGGGGCATGGTGGCCCAGCAGGGCCTGCTGCACGTAGGGGATGTCATCCGGGAGGTGAATGGGCAAGAGGTGGGCAGCAACCCACgggtgctgcaggacagcctgCGCCATGCCAGTGGTAGCGTCGTCCTCAAGATCCTGCCCAGCTACCAGGAGCCACACCCGCCCCGCCAG GTCTTTGTGAAGTGCCACTTCGACTATGACCCAGCTTCCGACAGCCTCATTCCCTGCAAGGAGGCCGGGCTCCGCTTTTCCGCCGGAGACCTTCTGCAGATCGTCAACCAGGATGATCCCAACTGGTGGCAG GCATGCCATGTAGAAGGAGGCAGTGCGGGGCTTATCCCCAgccagctgctggaggagaagcGAAAAGCCTTTGTGAAGCGAGACTTGGAGGTGGCCTCCACATCTG GAGCCCTGTGCAGCAGcctcagtgggaaaaggaagaagaggatgaTGTACCTGACCACAAAGAATGCCG AGTTTGACCGCCATGAGCTTCTGATCTATGAGGAGGTGGCCCGCATGCCACCTTTCCGAAGGAAAACCCTAGTGCTTATCGGTGCCCAGGGTGTGGGGCGACGCAGCCTCAAGAACAAGCTCATCATGTCCGACCAAGCACGCTACGGCACCACCATCCCTT ACACGTCACGGAAGCCCAAGGACAGCGAGAAAGATGGGCATGGGTACCACTTCGTATCACGGGGTGAGATGGAGGCAGACATCAAGGCAGGTCACTATCTGGAGCACGGCGAGTATGAGGGCAACCTCTATGGCACCAAGATTGACTCCATTCGTGCTGTGGTGAACGCTGGCAAGATGTGCATCCTGGACGTCAACCCACAG GCAGTGAAGGTGCTCAGGACGGCAGAATTTGTGCCCTATGTGGTGTTCATTGAAGCTCCCAGCGCTGAAACCCTGCGGGCCATGAACCGTGCAGCACTGGAGAGTGGCGTGGCTATCAAGCAACTCTCG GAGGCTGATGCCCGGCGGACAGTAGAGGAGAGCAGTCGCATACAGCATGGCTACAGCCATTACTTTGACCTGAGCCTGACCAATGACAACCTGGAGCACACCTTTGGGCAGCTGCGTGAGGCCATGGAGCACCTGCGCGCCGAGCCCCAGTGGGTGCCTGTCACCTGG GAGACGGTGCCACCATGTGGTCCTTGCCCTTGCCTCAGTTTCTCCACGCAGGAGCCTCTATATTCCGGTAACACCCAGAAGATCCCTACCCTGTAA